In the genome of Pogona vitticeps strain Pit_001003342236 chromosome 13, PviZW2.1, whole genome shotgun sequence, the window ATTATGCCAGCTCTCAAAACTCGCAAACTGGAGACTGCACTTTACCCCAACTGCCTTCTCCAAGGACAAAGGCCCCTGGCAACTGGCTAGCTTTTGTCCCTGGCTTGGCTGCAGGCAGAGGAAACCTGGATCATCAGAATCCACAGCATTCTTTTATCAAAGATCATGACAGCAGGACAGGAAAAATCTAGCAAGCTTGAATTTTCAAACATCCAGTGggactctgtctctctcttaaaCCTGGcttgccaaaacaacaacaacaaaacaggatAAGGCAGGTTTATAAAGCACCCACTGTAGCCACAGTATCTCTCTGATAAGAGACATATCTCAGGTGCACCTACCATACTGAAAGAAGAGTGGCATACACCTGTTACTTTTAATGACTAAGAACCGCTTGTTTTACTTCAGCCTTCTCACAGCTTAGAAAAATTCTGGCTCTTgacctgcctttctcttttcgGGGCATCCTCCAccgctgctgctgcctcccccaggGAAGAAAATACAGCCCCCCTGCCCAAAGGGGCATCAAGACCTACCAAAGTTGCCCAAGGTGGCCGTGCAGCCTCTGGCGGAGGTGTAACAATCATCAATCCCAGCCATCATCAGGAGTTTCTTGGGAACTGGGGCAGACACAATGCCAGTCCCGCGAGGCGCAGGAATGAGACGCACCAGGACGGACCCACAGCGGCCTGTCACCTGAAACAGAAACATTCACACATTGAGCAGCCTCCCCAGAAGCGCCTGATGTGGGTCGCTGAAATCCAAATTTCAGAGGGGGTCACTCTGGACAGCCATTCCCAAGGTCCCCGgtcaagaaaaaaacagaagttttACCTTGCAAGGCACGGTGTGGGGCTTGCCGATCTTGTTCCCCCAGTAGCCTCGCCGGACTGGCACGATGGACAACTTGGCCAAGATGATGGCCCCACGAATGGCCGTGGCCACCTCTTTGGAGCACTTGACTCCCAAGCCTACGTGGCCGTTGTAGTCTCCGATGGCTACGAAAGCCTGAAGGGAAAACAAGAAGCGGCCCATCGCTTATGCATCTATCACTCAACAGGCCTTGGCTAAGAACATCAACGCTCCATGCTggttcacttttctttctttgtttctttacttatttgtcttatttatagtcATAGTCTGCCTTTTCTCCCAATAAAAGCTCACcacagtatttaaaaaattaagagttaaaaacacaataaattgtgtattttaaaaaaattaagctagAACaccaaattaaaatacattgagtaattaaacacatttaaaacttaAAAGAGGAAGCAAAACACCATTCAAGGTCTCAGTTATGATTATTAAAAAATACAAGTGCTCCTCTGCAGGAAACAAGCTATAAGCCTGGTTATGCCAGCTATTCAGCCATAAGCCCACAAGAACCAGAGAAGCAATGTCTTCATGACAATTCCAACAATCCATAAACTAGGGAAAGTATTTTCTGAACCAAATGAGGCTCCAGACGTTCTGAGATGCAGAGTTCTTCCCTGCCCCTCCCAATCAGTGTTTATCCCAGAGGGCTCCCAGCATCTGAAGCTCCGACCTACCATCCCTTGTGCCTCACCTTGCCTAATTTTGGACATTAAACATGATCCAGCTGGTTATGCCACTGAAGGGGGTGAGTGGGGAGGTGCCAGCAGGGAATGGCAGGTGCTAAACCAAGTCTCTCCAGGAAAGGGACAGGAAGAAGCCCTACCAGCTGGCAATCTGGTTTAGAGAAACCCAATCCCTTTTACTCTTTGCTGGAAGAAAAGGATtccttcagccccccccccccgtgaatgcacccccccccaaagaggaggcagaggaaaaacCACTCCCCTCTGAGCTGCTTTGGAGACCTGCTTGAATACCAGGAGGCGGAGGCTGATCCCCAGCATCGAGACAGGGCCAACAGCTTACCTTAAACCTTGTGCGCTGACCAGCACGCGTTTGTTTCTGGACGGGCATGATCTTCAAAACCTCATCCTTCAGAGAGGAGCCCAggaaaaaatcaatgatttcagACTCCTGGAAAATCAAGGCAACCGGATGAGCTGCTGCTGTCGGGACTCCATCGTAAAGCAGGCTTTAGAGAAAGGTCAGGCTAGCTCAGGGCTCTGCACCCTGCAACGCCTCTGCCGGCCTGAGCAAACGTTCTTCAGAAGCTCCCGAAAAGGGGTGCTGACGCCAACAGCGCCCTCCCAATGCTGGTTCCCAAGGTTCAAAGGTAGACTGCCCTGAAGGAGGAGGTTCACAGTGGTCACTGTGACAAACTGTACCCCGTCAGATAAATTATACACTGCATGAAAAAGCCCTACATCCTTTCTCAGTTCTCCAACCAAACCTCTAGTATTGTGAGTCTCCACGCTCGGTTGTCAGAATTCGGGCCATCTCTTCTTTCCACACCCAACATCACAATCCTTTCGCTAtcgcaacaggcctcaacagaaaACCAACCTACTCAAACCCTCCAAATCCCATAAAGCAATACCTTGATGGGAAGCGAGAAAAGGTAAATCTCTTCCAGAGACTTGATTTTCATGTCCTTCACCAGGCGGCCAAGTTTCGTGACTGGAATCCActgtaaaaataatttgaaaatgccGAACCGAACGTTTCAACAACATACTCCACCATCAAGGATCACCCACCTACAAAAGCACAGCCAAGGCACCCCAAGCAGCAAACTGAGTTATGTATTTGCcacccacattcataaatctgttcatggaaaaaaaaataaagcctttAGCTAGTTATGAACACACATGACTTTTTATCTGGCTATTTCCATTGGGAAATATCTCTAGCCATCCTGTGGAACTGCCTGCCACTGTAAATCCCGCcctaataaagaaaaaagaagatatttttcAAAGCATTATCCCACTCACTTCTTTCTCTTCGGCTTTGCCTCCTCGGGCCCCCCGGCCTCTTCCGCGCCCCCGGCCTCGTCCGCGGCCTCTTCCACGGCCTCCGGTGCCAAAACCGCCCCGAAAGCCGCCCCGAGCGGCTCCTCCGCCCGCCCCTCCCGCAGCACCGGCGTCATCCGCCATTTGCTGGAAAACAAAGCATGCGTTAGTTAGAGAAGTTCCAGCAGGAGGAAATCCAGCAAATCTCGAaacacggggtgggggggggagagaagaaaagcatAGAAAGCATTTTTTAAAGGGGCTCCCCATCATCCTACAAGCATCCACATTCTGGATTAACCCACGCAGATTGCAAAAAAACCACGCAGTTATCAAATAGTGATTCTTAGGCATCAGCACGGCCACTTCAAGAGGCGAAAAATGCCTAATCCTGATGAATTCTCAAAGTTTTAGGGAAAAtgtctgcctgcccccccccccgggatctctcccccacccccacccccagccccacccccagCATACCTGTCACGTCATTAACGCCTTAAATTAGCAGGTTTATCACTTCCCAAATTGGCACGTGTTTTAGAACAAAAGGCagaaggacaccccccccccaaaaaaaaaggtcaTCGAGCCTTTTTAATAGGTGCTTACTTTTAAGGACAGAGCAAATCAAGAGCCAAGGAAAATCTGGTAGCCCCGGATTTGGCTTGTAACGTCTGAATAGGGACTCACGCCCGTGTCTACgaccaattcccccccccccggggtgccAAAAGGCTAACATATCCTGCTAACATATTTCCCGGACAGAGGGATGACACCCATAACCCACCGCACGACCCCCCCACCGAGCCGATGGCCGCGGATTCCCACGGCCACTTCACGGAACAGCACTTACGTGTTCTCGATTAGAAGGCCGAAAGCAGGCGGCGGGGAAGTATTTATGGGCCGCGCCTCTCGCGAGAGCCGCTCCCCTCGCGAGCGTTCTGTGCCGCGCAGGCGCAGGAGGCTTGTTATGTGTTATGCTGGTATCGGGGGCCCTGGATCGAGCATGGGTAAAACGCCGGAGGTTATAAAAAGGGCAGGCTCCGGCGCGCGCTCTTTCAGTTTCCTTCCGTTCACCAGGTGAGTAGGTGGTTGTGCGGCATTGTTGCATGGGAGGCAGCCTATGGAACAAAAATTCCTTGGAGAGCTAGGGATGGCTGTTTTAATGATcatgttttagttttaattttaatatttaattttattttaaaattttaattataagttttaattttaatcttttaattccTAGCATCCCCACCCTGGTTGTGGAATCTGGGTCTTGTAGTTCCCCCAAAGGAGCCATTCCAGGCTCTGATGTATTCTTAGCTCAGGAAGGGAATCCTCGTCTCTGCCTCTGTATAGTTAATAAGCCACCCCTTCTCCTGGGGACCCTGTTCTCAGgaggatatatttttttccatgtgcaaTAGTCATAAGagaatttattacatttattttaaatatgtttgccctgccttcctccttgaaAATGACCTACGGCAGCTTACAGTAGTGGAAGACACTCAGAGGGGTATatatataccagatgggcgggatataaatcaaataaataaataaataaatttgcaactCATTGTTTGCCTGGCACTGTCTGAAAATCACCTCTCGCCCCTGTCCGTGGCCTTGGGTGAGATAACGGTGCCCACAGCAAAGGGAGCATTAAGCTTATTGCCTTCTAGGGTGAAAGACGTGCAATAAAACCCATGTTCCTATATGTCCGATGGCGAGGAAGGAATTGCACCACAGACAGACAGCGTGGCTCATGCGAGGTCGGAAGGGCAAGCCTGCAAAGCAAAACTCTTGTTTCTCTTGCAGCATCTGTGCATCCTGAAGAGTCACATTCCGTGGAATCTCGACGGTCCGCGTATCTTAATCCGGGAGAAGCGACCAGGAATGGACAACACGGAGTGGCAGGCTTCTCACTAGAAACGCTTCGCCTTCTGGGGCCTGCAAAACACATTTTCCTGACCTGTGCTGCTTACTTTTCCCGTAGTTCGACAAGAAGAGTGAAAATGTATCGGTTTGGTTGCTTAGCTTGAAGttgtaataaataaacatcatTTCCATACATTTTGTTGGCCGCTTGACGTTTTTGAATAAGGGGAAAGCAAGCGATGCTTCCTATAAATCAAATGCAAGAAATACAACTCCTAGTGAAGCTGTAAATCAGATGCAGGAACATTGATGTTAAATGTGTTTACACCTTTTTCTGTGAGCGCTGTTGATTTCCCTACACTGTTGATAGCGCTGATATGAGCATGATGGCACATGGCTTAGATCAAAGAAGCACAGATTTGGTAGCACATGCTCAGGGCTGGAGTGGAGATGAGCCAGGGCTTGTAAGGGTCAAAGCCCCAGGATTTTATGAGTGCCAGAGATGAGAGACATCATCCTCAGGCCCTCTTGGGCTTCCTGTTTCCCCCAGCTTAGCTGAAATGCTCTCGATCCCAGGGGAAGAAACGGATTTTCCCAGTGAGTGCATATTGCTGCCAACTGTCTCTCAATGTATGTTGAATGGACAATTCAGAGCCatttttacaaaaaacaaaatcctACTCGTTCCCCATGAAGCCACCTGCTTTATTGGAGTCGCCACCTGGGCAGGCATGGCTACGGGAACACTCGAACCCAGCGCCCAGAGGGAAGTCACAGGCTTTGCCATGTCATTCAGCTGCTTGCCTTGTGAGTGAGTCACTCCCGGGGCTGGCTAACCGGAATTTAGGAAAGTTGCCTGTTTGGCGTTTCTGACATCCTAGTCCCCCCTCCCTCAAAAGATCTTTAATTTTGGGGGCGGGAAGGAAAGCCTTGGAATGAACCCGGAAGTTGCCTCGCAACCGGGCGGTGCGAGCGACTCTACCCTTTTTCTTTCTCGTTTCTATGGCCCGCTCCGCTGGGGGCGTTTCGCCGGAAGTCCGCCGCCCTGACCGGAAGCACGTGCGGCGAGGGGCTGGCACGTGGGAGGAGCCGGGGCCAGGCGCGGGAGAGCATGGCGGCGCCGAGCAGGAGCAGCAGTTCCTCGGCCACCTTCAAGAGCAAGTAGGGAAGGGGAGTCCCTgtcgggggggagggagggaagagagagggggggcttgGTTGCCAGGGAGAAGTTCTCACCCCCGCCCCCCTGTTTCCGGGGTAACGTCGCTGTGGGGGGAGGGTTGTTGCCATGGCAGCAACGCCGCCccttatgggggtgggggggacaggtGGGCGCCCTCCCTTCGCCCAGAGACCCTGGGCCCCCCAGGAGTATGACGCCATAGTCAGGGGGTGGGGACGAGGGTGCCTCTGAGTACGTGCAGAGTGCTTTCTGGCCGCCTGTGGGATCGGTGCCTTTCTCTTGGGAGAGGGATGAGCCTTTCGAGGCAGGCGGGAGAGGGGGGGAGGTCGCcgttccctcctcttccccctccggcttttggggggggcagatttGGACGACCCCCCCTCACTTTGAATATTTCCTGAAATTCTCTTCCGGCTGGACAACAGAAGCGCAGAGAGACACAGAGGgcgaatagtttcaagttcctcagagagtccacccctttcctaTTCACTGGCAGTTCGAGCTTCCCTGAGtcgctcagagagagagagagagaggggctccCAAGATCTCCCACCCAGGGGACGGATCCCTGCCAGCCTCCCCTCCGCACCCCAGTCATCGGGTACCCCCCCCGTATCAGCAGGGAGGAGGAAGCGTTCACCGTGTGGGGGCAAAAGGCGGCTCATCACATTTAGTTTGGCGGAGTGGAAGCAACCCATTCTCTTGACAACCCCTgttattgttttctttctcttccccccccccccccagctatgcTGTGTTCAGGAGGATAGAGCCTTTCTACAAAGGAGGACGGATTCAGGTAACACAAAAGCCTCAGAGGAACAGCTGGATTGCTCCCGGGTTGAGTTCTCTGGTTGCGGAACcggacgttgggagttcgattcccgcaaGGCGCCTCCTTGAAAGGGACCGGACCCGATGGTCCAGAGGGTtcctggacaatgatgtggaacgTCCAGATTAGGGTTCAGTAATTTAGCTGGCTGGGAGAGTTCAGTGGTTCAGAGAggagagctggaggttgggagttcgattcccccactgggcttccctgTCAGGGGCCGGACCCCATGATCCACTGGGTCCCCTCTGGCTTTTGAGTTCTCTTTGAGCATGGTTTCCAAGAATTCCACGCTGCTGGGATGCCTGTAGTAAAAGTTGTGCTTCGTTCCCAGATGAACCAAGATGGGGACTACATGTTTTGTGGTTGCGGCAACAAGGTCAACATTGTCGACATGGCAACGGGAGATGTCGTTCGCCATATCGGGCAGGTATTAAGACTCCCCCAACCCTTCACAGGGAGGGGACTCCCACGTTTTTATTACAGCATTAAAACCGTGTGTGTCCTCTATTAACGAGGGAAGCAACTAAATGAGCACTGTTGGCAGCAGAGTCACTGACGTGCAATTCTATTGGTGTTGCTCCCACCCTGTTTGGCAGTGACTTTGCCTGGAAGGGGTTCAGGCTTCACATATGACatattctgttttccttttttaataggACGATGAAGCGGACCTTACAACGTTCGCCCTCAGCCACGACGATGAAGTAAGCCACTGTAgcatgcctccttattcattgtctgtagtcttaaatactgtattgtcttttaaggatgtcaACCAGcgttgcatactcattgttttcaactttaaatgttgtcttcttTTGTTGCAAGCCGTCttaggtccttttttaaggagaaaggtggggttaaaaaaatactttaataaatcagttaaataaataacattgtaAGTGTTGGGATCTGTGAGCACAAAGAGGGTGGCAGATAAAGATGATGGATAGAatcagtcccattgccagtgatGTCGATGgttttttctgtggctgctcccagattatgggatgctctccctcgagagatcaggatggccccctcccttctatccttccatCGACAGCTGAAAACCCACCTTTTCCagcaggcttttaacagtcatACCTGAGTCCCATTTTAAAacttaagatagtttttaatgtttagttGCTTCTAGCTgttctgttgtattttaattagcatatagtgtAATTGTTTCCTAATGTTTAATTAATTAcgtttttaaatctcttttaatgttgtgagccaccttgggtccccttatcaggagaaaggcagcctgtaaataaaacaaacaaataataaattcaCCGTAGCTGCCAGCGGTTGAGCATGAGCGGTGTCCTTTCTTCCGACCGGAACGGGTTGAAATTCATGGAAAGCAGAAAGTATTCACTCACTTTCTGTcaacctttctcttcattttgtgCCAGATCCTTGTGACAGCCAGTCATTCGCTGCTGCTGAAGCAGTGGGATTGGTTGGCGAACAAGTGCAGCCGGACGTGGAAGGCGGTGCACACGGCCCCCGTGGCCAGCATGGCGTTTGACTCAACATCCACGTTGTTAGCCACAGGTAGGGCTCCGGGTCCCCTGCGGCTCGCCGAATG includes:
- the RPS2 gene encoding small ribosomal subunit protein uS5, with protein sequence MADDAGAAGGAGGGAARGGFRGGFGTGGRGRGRGRGRGRGRGRGARGGKAEEKEWIPVTKLGRLVKDMKIKSLEEIYLFSLPIKESEIIDFFLGSSLKDEVLKIMPVQKQTRAGQRTRFKAFVAIGDYNGHVGLGVKCSKEVATAIRGAIILAKLSIVPVRRGYWGNKIGKPHTVPCKVTGRCGSVLVRLIPAPRGTGIVSAPVPKKLLMMAGIDDCYTSARGCTATLGNFAKATFDAISKTYSYLTPDLWKETVFTKSPYQEFTDHLAKTHATRVSVQRTQAAAVATT